The following proteins are co-located in the Camelina sativa cultivar DH55 chromosome 12, Cs, whole genome shotgun sequence genome:
- the LOC104733358 gene encoding cysteine-rich receptor-like protein kinase 11 — protein sequence MKQRTLFSILCFVLISFGAASVSAQTCTKDKGTFRSNSNYDVNRRLILSSLPSNVTAQEGLYYNGSIGQEPNRVYAVGMCIPGSTSEDCSDCIKKASDEFLKNCPNQTEAYSWPGDPTLCYVRYSNTSFSGSADLDPRSLLTNTEDINSNLTEFTTIWEGLMARMTGTVSTAKSTPSSSDNHYTADSAALTPIRNIYALMQCTPDLSSRDCKNCLRQSANDYQSCCGQRQGGVVMRPSCFLRWDLYTYSNAFDDITVASPPPEPLVTVP from the coding sequence ATGAAACAGAGAACTCTGTTTTCaattctctgttttgtcctcatAAGCTTCGGTGCTGCTTCAGTTTCAGCTCAGACATGCACGAAGGACAAGGGGACTTTCAGATCCAACAGTAATTACGACGTAAATCGCCGTctcatcctctcttctcttccttccaACGTCACGGCTCAGGAGGGTTTATACTACAACGGTTCGATCGGACAAGAACCGAACCGTGTCTACGCAGTTGGGATGTGCATCCCTGGATCAACTTCAGAAGACTGTTCTGATTGTATCAAGAAAGCGTCTGatgaatttttaaagaattgtCCTAACCAAACAGAAGCGTATTCATGGCCAGGTGATCCCACGCTTTGCTATGTGCGTTACTCCAACACTTCTTTCTCTGGATCTGCAGATCTTGACCCGCGCTCACTGCTCACCAACACTGAAGATATCAACTCAAATCTAACAGAGTTCACGACAATATGGGAAGGATTAATGGCTCGTATGACTGGTACAGTCTCCACAGCCAAAAGCACACCTTCTTCCAGTGATAACCATTACACAGCTGATTCAGCAGCCTTGACACCTATCCGGAACATATATGCCTTGATGCAATGCACACCGGATCTTTCTTCTCGTGACTGTAAAAATTGTCTGCGACAAAGCGCAAATGACTACCAGTCATGTTGTGGTCAGAGGCAAGGAGGTGTTGTTATGCGGCCAAGCTGCTTTTTGCGGTGGGATTTGTATACGTATTCCAACGCTTTTGATGATATTACGGTGGCTTCTCCTCCTCCAGAACCTCTTGTGACTGTGCCatga